From a region of the Roseivirga sp. 4D4 genome:
- a CDS encoding sensor histidine kinase, whose protein sequence is MNKNKLYWMLQFGGWGGLMLTSFLAMVMFMPFLPALGTNLMAILLGVFVSHLYRGYVKRKNWKELRIAKLWPRVFLASVIQGALLSVLTLLILIGVFVLIATADPEAINGLMGIPEIEGIDEETMEKFRQASISNFSGSKLLVFLLSFVASYAIYFICWSALYFAYQYLQKTREMEIEGWKLSASIKDAELSTLKAQINPHFMFNSLNNIRSLVVEDSERARDAITHLSDLLRFSVQFDQYEKVSLEKELEVVLDYLKLEAIQLEERLRYTFDIDKSTKEMLIPPMIVQTLVENAIKHSINNLPNGGEIIIKSAINNDFLFINITNTGQLKRDKKQASEGKRRGIGISNARERLRLLYGEKSGLTVQNLNEHMVCATVKIPLNDKERFAL, encoded by the coding sequence ATGAATAAAAATAAGCTCTATTGGATGCTTCAGTTTGGCGGCTGGGGTGGCTTAATGCTAACGAGCTTTTTAGCGATGGTTATGTTCATGCCTTTTCTACCGGCACTGGGCACTAACCTGATGGCAATTTTACTAGGTGTTTTTGTCAGTCACTTGTATAGGGGCTACGTAAAACGCAAGAATTGGAAAGAACTGCGTATTGCCAAGCTTTGGCCAAGAGTTTTCCTAGCGAGTGTCATTCAAGGAGCTCTCTTATCGGTATTGACCTTGCTGATACTCATTGGAGTTTTTGTCCTAATTGCTACAGCTGACCCTGAGGCAATCAATGGCCTAATGGGTATTCCTGAAATAGAGGGTATTGATGAGGAAACTATGGAAAAGTTCAGGCAAGCAAGCATTTCCAATTTTTCCGGAAGCAAGCTCCTGGTATTCCTATTGAGCTTTGTTGCCAGTTATGCCATTTATTTCATCTGCTGGTCAGCTTTGTATTTTGCCTATCAGTATTTGCAAAAAACCAGAGAGATGGAAATTGAGGGATGGAAGCTTTCGGCATCTATAAAAGATGCGGAACTCAGTACACTTAAGGCTCAAATCAATCCACACTTCATGTTCAATAGCCTTAATAATATCCGTTCTCTGGTGGTTGAAGACTCAGAGAGGGCGAGGGATGCCATTACCCACTTGTCAGACCTGCTTAGGTTTTCGGTTCAATTCGATCAGTATGAAAAAGTTTCCTTAGAAAAGGAGCTGGAAGTTGTATTAGACTACCTCAAGCTAGAAGCCATTCAATTGGAAGAGCGATTGAGATATACATTTGATATTGATAAGTCTACAAAAGAGATGCTCATTCCACCAATGATTGTTCAGACCCTTGTGGAAAATGCTATTAAGCACAGTATTAATAATCTTCCGAACGGGGGAGAAATCATCATAAAGTCAGCGATCAACAATGATTTCCTTTTTATCAATATAACCAATACAGGCCAATTGAAGAGAGACAAAAAACAGGCTTCTGAAGGAAAAAGAAGGGGTATTGGCATTAGTAATGCACGAGAGCGGTTGAGGCTGCTTTATGGAGAGAAGTCTGGTTTGACGGTTCAAAACCTCAATGAGCATATGGTATGTGCTACTGTTAAGATACCTTTGAATGATAAAGAAAGATTTGCCTTATGA
- a CDS encoding SUMF1/EgtB/PvdO family nonheme iron enzyme, whose product MKNTAGYLKVGALSVILLFSISACSKKTSQSTTTGATYATKKSNLGFKPYDDQALPNPPGMVFVQGGRTILGSYEQDLYGSRDNVERTVTVNSFWMDETEVTNKDWREYVHYQYNPQDLPLPKNIEIEDPNSKDNENAADPILPFIPDLQGPTHSKSNPKMMVDIIPNDAVWTSNFSFNDVYAENYYSNPGFNDYPVVGVTWRQVVDYSKWRTDFVNLKQIFEMDFEELPLTFQEEFIVVNETSGDYELGIGGQVIGDNNGDKQLISVEDFDDFQQEVVEFMNEEVNKRQFIERGIYLPQFRLPNEAEWEYAAKATIGTVYLDENEEYGRIYPWDGRSTRNPFGKKRGEHLANFKRGRGDYAGIAGNVNNDASVIPEPVGEREPNDFNLFNMAGNVSEWVFDTYRPLSYGDFDDLNPVRKDGTGDSEKDYGWESSQVRDSVSFNPQLEYRSLVNDRSKVYKGGSWKDVAYWMAPGTRRFLDMDRATSTIGFRCAMISIGSRQLDQSNGIISRVFGRK is encoded by the coding sequence ATGAAAAACACAGCGGGTTATTTGAAAGTAGGCGCTCTTAGTGTTATACTTTTGTTCTCCATTAGTGCTTGCTCCAAGAAAACTAGCCAAAGTACTACTACTGGTGCTACGTATGCCACAAAAAAGAGCAACCTCGGCTTCAAACCATATGACGACCAGGCATTACCAAACCCTCCGGGAATGGTATTTGTGCAGGGAGGTAGAACTATTTTAGGCTCTTATGAACAAGATCTTTATGGTTCTCGTGACAATGTCGAGAGAACTGTGACGGTTAACTCGTTCTGGATGGACGAAACAGAAGTCACCAACAAAGATTGGAGGGAGTATGTACACTACCAGTACAACCCTCAGGACTTACCCCTTCCAAAGAACATCGAAATAGAAGATCCAAATTCTAAGGATAACGAAAACGCAGCAGACCCAATCTTACCATTCATTCCAGACCTTCAGGGGCCAACCCATAGCAAGAGTAACCCAAAAATGATGGTGGATATCATTCCGAACGATGCGGTTTGGACAAGCAATTTTTCGTTTAACGATGTTTACGCAGAGAATTACTATAGTAACCCAGGATTCAATGACTATCCGGTGGTAGGAGTAACCTGGAGGCAGGTGGTCGATTATTCTAAGTGGAGAACGGACTTTGTAAACCTTAAGCAAATCTTTGAAATGGATTTTGAAGAGCTGCCTTTGACTTTCCAGGAAGAGTTCATCGTGGTTAATGAGACCTCTGGTGATTATGAGCTAGGAATAGGTGGTCAAGTAATTGGTGACAACAATGGCGACAAGCAGTTGATCTCCGTTGAGGACTTTGATGATTTTCAGCAAGAGGTGGTTGAGTTCATGAATGAGGAAGTTAACAAAAGACAGTTCATTGAAAGAGGTATTTATTTACCACAGTTCAGGCTCCCTAACGAAGCTGAGTGGGAATATGCTGCAAAAGCGACCATTGGTACCGTTTACTTAGATGAAAATGAAGAGTACGGAAGAATCTACCCTTGGGATGGAAGAAGTACAAGAAATCCTTTCGGCAAAAAGAGAGGTGAGCACTTGGCAAATTTCAAGAGAGGTCGCGGTGACTATGCGGGTATTGCCGGTAATGTCAACAATGATGCCTCTGTAATTCCAGAGCCTGTTGGCGAAAGAGAACCAAATGATTTTAACCTTTTCAATATGGCAGGTAATGTCAGTGAGTGGGTTTTTGATACTTATCGTCCACTTTCATACGGTGACTTCGATGATTTGAACCCTGTGAGAAAAGATGGTACTGGCGATTCAGAAAAAGACTATGGTTGGGAGTCCAGCCAAGTAAGAGATAGTGTTTCATTTAACCCTCAACTCGAGTATCGCTCACTAGTAAACGATCGCTCCAAAGTATATAAAGGTGGTTCTTGGAAAGATGTCGCTTACTGGATGGCTCCAGGTACCAGAAGGTTCCTTGACATGGACAGGGCCACTTCTACTATCGGGTTCCGTTGTGCGATGATCTCAATCGGTTCAAGACAGCTAGATCAATCTAACGGCATCATAAGCAGGGTTTTCGGCAGAAAGTAA
- a CDS encoding ComF family protein, which produces MNQRSLSTFLADFVSLFYPNLCLGCEGLLPKGSDYLCPKCHYNLPKTHTHKLEVPQFREKFDGVIELAHVLVYAHFFKKGLIQKVLHHLKYGNQPGIGEMIGRRYGGELFEDGFAGAFDVIVPVPLHPKRLKERGYNQSEHFGLGLSRSLSLSMNLDTLIKVKHVDSQTRRSKLSRIKNVEGVFEVLDKDNLRDQRVLLVDDLLTTGSTLVACLEVLQQCEPRSLSIATIGGAK; this is translated from the coding sequence ATGAATCAAAGATCGCTCTCTACATTTTTGGCTGATTTCGTATCTCTATTCTACCCTAACCTCTGTTTAGGTTGTGAGGGCTTGCTCCCAAAAGGCAGCGACTATTTATGCCCGAAATGTCACTACAATTTACCAAAAACCCATACCCATAAGCTTGAAGTTCCACAGTTCAGGGAAAAATTTGATGGAGTCATTGAGCTAGCTCATGTTTTGGTTTATGCTCACTTTTTTAAGAAAGGGCTCATTCAGAAAGTCTTACACCACCTGAAATATGGTAACCAACCAGGAATTGGAGAGATGATAGGCCGAAGATATGGTGGAGAGCTGTTTGAGGACGGTTTTGCTGGTGCTTTTGATGTTATAGTTCCTGTACCATTGCATCCTAAAAGACTGAAAGAGCGTGGCTATAATCAAAGTGAACATTTTGGACTCGGCTTGTCTCGATCACTGAGCCTTTCCATGAATTTGGATACGCTCATTAAGGTGAAGCATGTTGATTCACAGACAAGGCGGTCTAAACTGAGTAGGATCAAAAATGTGGAAGGTGTTTTTGAGGTATTAGATAAGGACAACCTTCGAGATCAACGTGTTCTCTTAGTTGACGACTTATTGACAACAGGTTCAACATTGGTGGCGTGTCTGGAAGTTTTACAGCAATGTGAACCTCGCTCTTTGAGCATTGCCACTATTGGGGGTGCTAAATAA
- a CDS encoding carboxymuconolactone decarboxylase family protein has protein sequence MSIVQEFNDYRAKMNEKILEEDNKVLKRLFNLDTNAFAEGALDIKTKEVVGLACSMVLRCDDCVKYHLGKCHEVGITTKQVFEALSIANLIGGTIVIPHLRRAVEYWESLQEEGENV, from the coding sequence ATGAGTATAGTACAAGAGTTCAATGACTATAGAGCCAAAATGAACGAGAAGATTCTCGAAGAAGATAATAAAGTGCTCAAGAGACTCTTTAACCTTGACACAAATGCGTTTGCCGAAGGCGCGCTTGATATTAAAACCAAAGAAGTTGTCGGTTTGGCTTGTTCAATGGTGCTTCGCTGTGACGATTGTGTCAAATACCACCTAGGCAAATGTCATGAGGTGGGGATTACAACTAAACAGGTGTTCGAGGCCCTTTCTATTGCCAACCTGATTGGCGGCACCATAGTAATCCCTCACTTGAGAAGAGCCGTTGAATACTGGGAAAGCCTACAGGAAGAAGGCGAAAATGTATAA